A window of the Hordeum vulgare subsp. vulgare chromosome 5H, MorexV3_pseudomolecules_assembly, whole genome shotgun sequence genome harbors these coding sequences:
- the LOC123452288 gene encoding cleavage stimulation factor subunit 50 codes for MDAAVQEAKLLRQVNALIVAHLRDQNLTQAAAAVAAATMTPKADASLPNHLLRLVAKGLAAEREEAARGGGAPPAFDSAGGGGLARPLGTSAVDFSVQNVRGPSKTFPKHETRHISDHKNVARCAKFSPDGKHFATGSGDTSIKFFEVSKIKQTMLGDSKEGPGRPVVRTFYDHVQPINDLDFHPISPILISAAKDNTIKFFEFSKTAARKAFRVIQDTHNVRSVCFHPCGDYILAGTDHPVAHLYDVNTFTCFLSANPQDSSAAINQVRYSGTGSMYVTASKDGSLRIWDGVSAECVRPIIGAHGSVEATSAIFTKDERYILSSGKDSCIKLWEVGTGRLVKQYPGVVNTQFRCQAVFNETEEFVLSTDEQNNEVVVWDALTSERVARLPSGHTGAPRWLEHSPVDAVFVTCGNDRSVRFWK; via the exons ATGGACGCGGCGGTGCAGGAGGCCAAGCTGCTGCGGCAGGTGAACGCCCTCATCGTGGCGCACCTCCGCGACCAGAACCTCACgcaggccgccgccgccgtcgccgccgccaccatgACCCCCAAGGCCGACGCCTCCCTCCCCAACCACCTCCTCCGCCTCGTCGCCAAG GGCCTCGCGGCTGagcgggaggaggcggccaggggagGCGGAGCTCCCCCCGCGTTTGACTCCGCTGGCGGCGGTGGGCTGGCGCGCCCGCTCGGCACCAGCGCCGTGGATTTCAG TGTGCAGAATGTCAGGGGCCCGTCCAAGACTTTCCCCAAGCACGAGACCAGGCACATCTCCGATCATAAG AATGTTGCCAGATGTGCGAAATTTAGTCCTGATGGGAAACATTTTGCAACTGGAAGTGGGGACACATCCATTAAGTTCTTTGAG GTATCAAAAATTAAGCAGACGATGTTAGGAGACTCCAAAGAAGGCCCTGGCCGACCTGTGGTCCGTACATTTTATGACCATGTGCAG CCCATCAATGATCTGGATTTCCATCCTATTAGCCCAATACTGATATCTGCAGCAAAAGATAATACgataaa GTTCTTTGAGTTCTCCAAAACTGCTGCAAGAAAAGCATTCAGAGTTATTCAG GATACTCATAATGTTAGGTCTGTATGTTTTCATCCTTGCGGTGATTACATTTTAGCAG GGACTGATCACCCAGTAGCTCATCTCTATGATGTAAACACTTTCACATGCTTCTTATCCGCAAATCCGCAGGACTCTAGTGCTGCCATCAACCAG GTGCGCTACTCGGGTACTGGGAGCATGTATGTGACTGCTTCTAAGGATGGTTCTCTGCGCATCTGGGATGGAGTATCTGCTGAATGTGTTCGTCCCATAATTGGGGCACATGGATCTGTAGAAGCTACTAGTGCAATTTTCACCAAAGACGAGAG GTACATCCTATCCAGTGGGAAGGATTCGTGTATAAAGTTATGGGAAGTTGGCACCGGAAGACTTGTGAAGCAATATCCAGGTGTTGTTAATACACAATTCCGGTGTCAG GCTGTCTTCAACGAAACCGAGGAGTTTGTACTATCAACCGACGAGCAAAACAACGAG GTTGTCGTCTGGGACGCCCTTACTTCTGAAAGGGTGGCAAGATTGCCGTCTGGCCACACCGGCGCCCCTAGGTGGCTGGAGCACTCCCCTGTAGATGCAGTGTTTGTTACATGCGGAAACGATCGATCCGTCAGATTCTGGAAATAA